The Roseimicrobium gellanilyticum sequence AGGGGTTTTTCCTCCAGACGCCCTCATAGCGATCCGCCGTGTGCTGCTCCGGGGCAATGAATGTCTCCTGGGCGGAAGCACTGCCGCTGAAAATGATCAGAGCGGTGAGTCCCAGCAGCGTAAGTGTGGCGTGGTAAGGCCGGGTCATGGATTGCCCACCTCAGGGGCTGGCACGGATGGGGGAACGGATGCCGGCGAGGGTGATGAAGTGGCATTCGCGGCACTGGCGAAGTCGGGAGAATACCTCCGCAGGAATGTCACCGTCGCAATCACATCCTGCGACTCGCCCTTGTCCGGTGTGATCTTGAGGCGAGGCACCAGGTAGAACTCCTTTGGGACCAGCGTGGCATGGATCCACTCCAGGATCGGCTTCAACTCTCCTTTGACTGTGAGCGTCACGCCATGCTGACGGTAGTAGGGGGTTTGCGCCGCCACTTCCATCTGGGTCTTCTGAATGTCAAAGCCCGCGCCACGGGCCGCGTGCTCCATGTTGTCGTATAAAAACTTGTCGGCATCGAAGCCGCTGGCGGCCACGGGCTGCGCCTGCCGGATCCACTCATTGCTCGCCTTCCAATAAGGGGCCTGGGCAATCAAGACATCCGACTCCATCTTGGCCAGTTCCAGATCACGCGCCATGCGGTCGAGTTGATGATCCCACTTCAGGAGGCGCTGGCTCAGAACTGCCCCGCCCATGATGGCGGCCAGCACCAGAAAGACTATCAGGAGACGGCGTTCGCTGGCCTTCATGGCGTGCTACCTCCCTGCAGCAGACCCTGCGTGTTGAAGTTGGCGCGGCCATCTTCACCCGCGCTCGGCTGGGGAAAGCTCCACGCATAGTGCTTCAGCGCCGGATTGGCCAGCAGGTCATCCTTGAACTTGATGGCGAGACCCACCGAGCGCGCTTGTCCGGTCATGGCCACCTTCTCCTCGTCCATGGTGAAATCTGTGAGCCGGATGCCTTCATCCGGAATCATGGATACAATCTGATAAAAGATTTCCACCGGGTACCGATCACGATTCGTCGCTGGTTCCAATGCGTACCAGCGATTCTGCGCCTCTCTCACGGCATCCACTTCGGGGGTGAGCTTCGCCTGGAGATCGCCCGCCTTTTGCAGCCGGTGTTCACGGAAAAAGAGTAGCCCCGTCCATCCACCGAAGAACAACACATAGGCTAGGCATGCCAGAGCAATCCAACCCGCCATGCGTTTGCGACGCGTGCGCTCTTCGCGGAGCCTGCCTGCTTCCGGAGGCAGCAGATCCGCATGTACTTTGGGGAGTTGGGGGGCGGGCTTCGCCTCGGTGCGCACACGCACTCCGAGTGCTTCCTTCAGTGTGCTGGTGAAGGCATCTCCCGCCTGCGTCCATACGCGGCAACCGTGAAGCTGGTGAATGAACCCACGTACCTCGAGCGACAACGCCAGGTCCCGAATCTCCCAGGCCGCGTCCGCATTCAACTCGCGGCTCTGCAACACGGAGAAATGCACTACTCCCTGGCCCCGCTGGAATGCCACCACATACCGGCCCAGTTCCTTCCATACGGCCATCTCAGATGCCGGTAATTCGAAAAGACGCGCGCTCACGTCAAACGCCTCAGGCATGCACGCCCTCCACGGTGTGCCGTCGTCTCCGGGCACCAGCGCTGCTGTCCCTGCGAGCGCCTGATGCTGCTCGTCATCCACCTGCCAGCAGGCCCACGTCCGCCCCCACGCTTCCTCCGTCAGACCGAGCGCTTCCCAGTGCAGCGCAGCCGTCTCTTCCAGGCTCACGCCGGCGGATTTCGATGAAAGACTCCAGAAAGGTGCACTGTCCAGGGCAATACACTCGATGGCCCACAGGCCTCCCGCGCGGCCATCATCTGTCTCGGCCCGCTTCCACGCGCCTGCGGAATCGCCGAGCCAGAGCTCGCGATTTTCCTCACCGGGTAACCGGATGCATTGCGATTTGGGGGAAACCATGCCTTCGGAAGAAAACTTCCTATATTACCGGATTCCTCTACAGCAGCCTACACTAAAAGTGTCAACTTCGTCACGCGTAAGTCCTCATTCAGATGGCTGGTCGGTCACCATTTCTTTCCACTCCAATATTTGCGGACGGCCCCCGCTCTTGCGCAGCACCACCACGACAGTGCGCGCATAGTCACCTATGCGCCCGGTGCTTTCAATGCGCGTCGTGCTGCCCTTTACAGTGAGGAGAGGAGTGAGCGCCTCCGCCTCCGCCCCGACACCCAGCATCGTGAGCGCCTCCTCCACGGAGGTCAGTGGCAAATCATCCACCGTGTGGGCGATGCCGTCGGAACCCGAGCGCTGCGCCACCAGCGTTTGTGCCCGGGAGAGCGAGGCTCCCGTGAAAACGGCAATCAATTCGGCTGGCGCCTCATTGAGATCAAGCTGTCCGCTCCCATGGAAGGTCACCCAATCCTGCCAGTCCGGTCGAGCGAGCGTGAGCTGCTCCATCCCTGAGACCAGCGCCATCTCCTCCACCGTGCGCAGCTTGCGGTTGTAGGGGCGGCCCGGGATGCCCATATCCCGGTAGTGGCTTCCCTCTGCACCCTTCAAACGCTGGAAATCATCCTCGTCCGCCCAATCCATCATGCGATCCACCAGCGTCTCCGCATCGGACTCCGGAAGGCCCCAGCCCACAAAGACCCGCTCCAGCAGCGCCCGGCGTTCCTCCGTCAGCAGGGAATTGATGTGCAATCGTGACTCCTCCGTGGAGATGTGAGTCTCGTAGCTCTCCTGAGCGGAGACCCGTGCCCGCAACAGGGGGTCAGAGGGTTTCACCCCAGGGTGTGCCGCCACGGCAATCCCCATCTCCGCGAGTTGCCGCGCCCGCTGGACGGATTCCCGCGACCACGCCGTCTCCACATCCTGCCGTACCACCATCAGTGCGGTCACCACCATGAAGGAAAGCAGCGCCACCACCCAAAGTACAATCAACAGGGCAGAGCCACGTGCTGCTGCCAGTGGGGATGATGCGCGATGCCGGGGGAAGTGCATGCCGGGGTCAGCTCATGAGCATGATGGCACGACGGGCACATCTTGCACATGGAGAAAATAGGATTGCATCATGACACGGACTTGATCAATCTCTCTTATGCCCGACGCTAATTCCCCGTATTCCTCCCCCGGTGCACCCCAATGGGTCGAGTTGCTCCGCCACCAGCTCGTGAGTGTTTCAGAGGATCGCCGCCGCGTCATGCTTTGGAGTGCGATTCTGGCGCTGGGCTCGCTGATGCTGATTGGCCATGTGGCGAGCATTCCGTGGTTCCTGGCCCTGGTGCCTCTGGTTCTGCTTGCGATTTGGAATGCCTGCCTCCTGGTTCGTCAGCGGCAATATCAGGCTGCTTGGGATGGGCTCTTGGAGAAGAGCGGTGACGGAAAATCCAGCGGCTCCGGCAAGGCGGCCGTGGCGGTGGTCTCGGCTCGCGAGTTGGGGGTTCGTGACGTCCCGGCCACGTTGGGAGCCTTGGTGGCGCCTTCGGTCCTGGTGTTCCATGGCTTGCTCCTCGGCGCGGTGGTGACAGGTGGGGTGGTTCATGAGTTGAACCCCCATGGTCCGGCACACGGGAAGAGCGAGCTTGCAAGTGCGGCGTGTGGCTGCGGCGGAGGAGACAGCCGTGTCGCAGGGGCGAAGGGTGAAGGCTCCGGATGCGGTTGCGGCGGCGGGGGCAGTGCCGGGGCAAATGTGGCGACAAGGTCCACTCCCCCCGTGACGAGGCCTCCCACCACGCCTCCCCGGAACTTTAACAACGCGGTAAATCGCCCCTCACAAGGGCCGCCGAATGCCGCTTATCCCACCCGCCCAGTCCCCGGCCTGCCGGGTGCACAAGCTCGTACTCCTGCTCAGCCCGGCACCATGGCACCAGGGGGGACACCAAGCCTGCAACCGCCTGGACCCCAACCGGTTGGTCCAGGCGTCAACCCAGCGGTCGGCCCAGTACCCGGGCCTGCCCAAGTGCCTCCGACAGGTCCATCGGCCTCGCCGCCCACACCCTCTCCCGCAGGACCGGCGGCAGCCCCACTTCCAGTGGCACCCGTACCCAAGGCACCGGTGACGAGTCCTCAAACGCCAACGACCTCGGCGCGACCGAGTTAGGCGGATTTCGCATTGGGTATTTTAAGATGGAGGACGGGTCTCTATAAGAGACTCGCTTGGTGCGGTCGCTTATTTCTTTACCGTCACCGGGTGAATTTCTTAGAAAAACCTCGATCTGCTAAGGACCTTCTGATTTTCTCTGCTCTGTATTTGCCCGGAGAAAATCATGGCCTCGACGCAAGCTCCCGCCCGCCTTCGTTCTCAACCCCTTCTGGCCCGCTACCGCCGCCCTTGGATCGGCTGGCTACAGGTATTTACGGCCGGACTGATGCTTCTGGGGCCGCTGCCTTCCCGCGCAAGTTGGTCGGACACGGATTCAGACAGCCAGAACGACACATGGACGGATCCCACCAGCAACCAGATGACCGCGCTGGCGGATATGAATTCGCAGAACACCGATGTGGATGGCGACGGCGCCACCAATGACGAGGAAGCTGCCGAAGGTTCAGATCCCTATAGCTACGACACGGATCGCGATGGTCTCAACGACGGTGACGAGCTGCATTTGGTAAAGCCGAGCTTGGGGGTGTCCCTCACCAATTGGGACAGTGACAGTGACTTCGTCAGTGACTACGACGAGTGGTACAACTTCAGCGGGGTGACCTATCCTGGCGGTCAGCTTCCTGAACTTCCCTACGCAAGCTATTCCGACTACGACGGAGACGGAATCAAGAATCCCGTCGATGCTGATCCCACGGATCCCTCAAATCCGTCCACCACCGATTCTGATGGAGACGGGATCATGAACTCGTCCGATCCATTTCCGTCAGACTCGTCCAACTATAGCAGCGTCAACAGTTACTACTGGTATGGCGATGTTTTTGGAGATGCTGACGGAGATGGAACTCCCAACTGGCAGGATAGCGATCCCTATTCCACCAATATGCCAACTACCACCGGAGACTCGGATGGGGACGGTATTCAGGATGGCCAGGATCCCTACCCGAATGACAGCACGAACTACAGCAGTGTTAACGGCATTGCCTGGCATGTAGACTTCAGCGGGGATGCTGACAGTGATGGTATTCTCAACCACGTAGATCCCGAGCCCTACGGTCCCCAAACGCAGGATGCGGATAGTGACGGATTTGTAGACAGCGTGGATCCCTTCCCCAACGACAGCACCAACTACAGCAGTGTCAATGGTACGACATGGTATGAAAACGTGCTGGGCGATGCTGATGGTGATGGAACTCCCAACTGGCAGGACAACGAACCATTCGGAACTCCGGATGCAGACAGTGACGGGTTTGCCGACTCATACGATCCCTATCCCTACGACAGCACCAACTACAGTGCCACGAATGGCGTCAGCTGGTACGCAGATGTGAACGGGGATGCTGATGGCGACTTCACGTTGAATTGGGCGGACAGCACTCCCTATCCTGAGCCGCCATCGAGCACGGATGCTGATGGAGATGGTCTCGATGATGCCAGCGACCCCGCGCCAAACGACTCTTCGAACTACAGCTATTACAACAACCAGCCATGGTACGCGGAAGCCCTCTGGGATGCTGATAACGACGGCACGCAGAACTGGTATGATGCCTGGCCGACAGATCCGTACAACGGCACCTGGTCCGACCCGGATACCGACATGGATGGCATGACAGATTCCATCGATCCCTATCCCAATGATCCATGGAATAACAGTGACTCCGACGCGGACGGCCTGACGGATCTGCAAGAGGTGGGCTTCGGCAGCGCTTCGGGCTTTGGCACGGATCCGTACGACGTCGATACCGACAACGACTACCTCTCGGACTATGAGGAGGTCTACGTCTACTCCACCAATCCGCTGTTGGAGAAGACTGATCCCAATCAGTTGTACCCGGACTTCTATCATGTGCCGAGTGCCGATACGGATGGGGATACCCTGCCTGATAACGTGGAGGACTGGTACACCATCCTTGGGTATGGCTTGGACAAGACCACTCCCGGAGACGCCCAAGGCGACCTGGATGGGGACGGCATCACCAATGCCCAGGCTTACAACGTCGGTTGGAGTCTGGTAGCCAACCTGGTGACCTACGATCTTGACGGAGACGGCATCACGGATGTTCGCGAGGACTATTGGAGCCTGATTCATCCCGGCATCCTCAACAAGGCCGTATTCGCCGATGCCGTGCAGGATCCCGACAACGACGGGGTGATGAACTTTGAAGAGATCGAACTCGGCACGAATCCAGGCATCTCGGATACCAATCTGGCTTACCTCTTCTGGCGTACGGTCGTCGTTGATGAGATCGGTCTGTTGCCAAACCCTGGCAGTCGCCGCGGGGGCTGGCGTATTGCGGGTACGCTCAATGTTTCAAATTGGAAGTCGAGTTATGATGAACGCGGCACGCCAGCGGATCCAAGCGACCCACTGTCCCAAGAACATGGCAACGGTATTCCGGACGGACTGGACGCCTTCCTCTTGGATACATCGGACCTTGCCAATAACATCCCGACAAGAGTGGCCGCAGATGACTTCGATGGTGATGGCCTGTCGGATGTGTGGGAGTACAAGCACCACTTGGGCCTGCGGGATCGCTGGAATGCCCAGCCCCCGGCGGATTGGCAGCCCGGGATGACGCCACCGACGCCCAGCTCGATATTCGGCGCACGCTATGAGCCAACCGACTGGGACGCCGATGAGGACCAACTCACCAATCTGGAAGAGTATCTTGTCGGCACCGATCCGCGGGCAGCCGACTCGGATTCGGATGAATACACTGATAGGGAGGAGGTCCTGGCTGGCACGGATCCCCTGGATTCCAACTCGTACCCAGTGGAGCAACCGGACCCAGGCGAGGTTTTGCCACCCAATCCCGGAGGAGCGGGCCCCAGCCCATCTGCGGCCAAGATGGCGCAAATGCTACCCGCTGGCACACCCCTGGACAAGTCGCTAGGTGGGTTCTCCACTGAGGATGGGGCGCCACCTCCCAACCCACCGATAGTTGAATACGACATTCAAACCATCGATGAAGAAGGGCAGGCCAGTCCCGTACACACGGTGCGGTCGGAGTCAGCATCATTTTGGCATTACCCTGCTCCCGAGGAGCCTGAACCCGGCTGCGGCTGTGGAGGAAATTCCTTCAGCTCGCAGTGTATCTGCGGAGGTCACTGGGCCGAGGTAGACGATTACACGCAGCCCCTGCCTGATGGTACATTTGTGAAGATGTCAGAGTGGGTCTCCGATTGTGAGTGCCTGGAATACACCCCACCGAATAATTTTTCTCGCTCAAAGGGTAAGGTGAGGGTGAGGTTCTCTAATCCCATCACCCGGGGGATGAGGTTCGAGTTTCAGGAGATCAGGTCCGTCACTGGCGGCAACGCATATCCCAGCACGGTGGAGGTCCACATCCCAAAAGGGGGGACGCAAGGGGAGACCCGACAATATGACCCTAGTGAGAACGAGTTGTACGTCATCACGTATTCCGGAGTAGTGGAAGAAGAGCCGGACCCACCTTCTTCCTCTCCACCCTTCACATTGACGGCATCTGATGGTGCTGGCCCGCGCTATCGAAAGATAGGCTTGAATGGTGCGCCGCTGCCGGACTCCAAGCCGCAGGTACAGGATGAGTCCGGGGAGCTGCCGGAGGAAACGTACATCGACGCGCTGACACGCGAGCTGCGCCATTCCGTGACGGAGGTGTATGCCTCCATGGAGAGCTCGTTGTTGCCCCTGATGGTCAGACGCGATGTGGTTGAGGACACCTGGAATGCCAAGTCAGGTCTCAGGGCGGACGAGCGCGCAGATCGTCCCTTTGGCTCAGGCTGGACTTCGAACATCACTTCGCATGTTCGCCTGGAGGACGGCCTCAAAATTTACGTGACGGACGAACAGGGTGCCTCTCAAGTCTTCTTGCGAGATCCGGCGAACGACGGCGGCTGGATACACACCAAGGAGGAGCGTGTGGATACGAAAGCAGGGATGAACACCCTGCACTCTGTGATGGTTGACAACAAGCTCGTGGGATTCACCTATCGCAAGAAATTCGGCACGACATGTCACTATCGGAAGTGCGCTCTCATTCAAACCTTCCCCGCGAATCGTGTGAAGGGAGAG is a genomic window containing:
- a CDS encoding PilN domain-containing protein; translation: MVSPKSQCIRLPGEENRELWLGDSAGAWKRAETDDGRAGGLWAIECIALDSAPFWSLSSKSAGVSLEETAALHWEALGLTEEAWGRTWACWQVDDEQHQALAGTAALVPGDDGTPWRACMPEAFDVSARLFELPASEMAVWKELGRYVVAFQRGQGVVHFSVLQSRELNADAAWEIRDLALSLEVRGFIHQLHGCRVWTQAGDAFTSTLKEALGVRVRTEAKPAPQLPKVHADLLPPEAGRLREERTRRKRMAGWIALACLAYVLFFGGWTGLLFFREHRLQKAGDLQAKLTPEVDAVREAQNRWYALEPATNRDRYPVEIFYQIVSMIPDEGIRLTDFTMDEEKVAMTGQARSVGLAIKFKDDLLANPALKHYAWSFPQPSAGEDGRANFNTQGLLQGGSTP
- a CDS encoding general secretion pathway protein GspK, with amino-acid sequence MHFPRHRASSPLAAARGSALLIVLWVVALLSFMVVTALMVVRQDVETAWSRESVQRARQLAEMGIAVAAHPGVKPSDPLLRARVSAQESYETHISTEESRLHINSLLTEERRALLERVFVGWGLPESDAETLVDRMMDWADEDDFQRLKGAEGSHYRDMGIPGRPYNRKLRTVEEMALVSGMEQLTLARPDWQDWVTFHGSGQLDLNEAPAELIAVFTGASLSRAQTLVAQRSGSDGIAHTVDDLPLTSVEEALTMLGVGAEAEALTPLLTVKGSTTRIESTGRIGDYARTVVVVLRKSGGRPQILEWKEMVTDQPSE